One region of Enterobacter ludwigii genomic DNA includes:
- the wcaI gene encoding colanic acid biosynthesis fucosyltransferase WcaI, with translation MKILVYGINYSPELTGIGKYTGEMVEWMASQGHDVRVITAPPYYPEWKVGERYSSWRYRREEGAATVWRCPLYVPKQPSTLKRLIHLGSFALSSFFPLMAQRRWKPDRIIGVVPTLFCTPGMRLLGKLSGARTLLHIQDYEVDAMLGLGMAGKSKGGKVAKLASAFERSGLHNVDYVSTISRSMMNKAQEKGVPAQKVIFFPNWSEVARFRDVTESDAQALRAQLGLPDDQKIILYSGNIGEKQGLESVIEAAQLLSKQPWMFVIVGQGGGKARLEKMASERGLTNVKFFPLQSYEALPALLKMGDCHLVVQKRGAADAVLPSKLTNILAVGGNAVITAEAETELGQLCNSYPGIAVCVEPESVPALVTGIEQALAMPKVNTVAREYAERTLEKENVLSQFIADIRG, from the coding sequence ATGAAAATTTTAGTGTATGGAATCAACTACTCACCGGAGCTAACCGGTATCGGGAAATACACCGGCGAAATGGTCGAGTGGATGGCGAGCCAGGGACATGACGTGCGGGTCATTACCGCGCCGCCGTACTACCCGGAATGGAAAGTGGGCGAGCGCTACTCAAGCTGGCGCTACCGGCGCGAAGAGGGCGCGGCGACCGTCTGGCGCTGCCCGCTGTATGTGCCTAAGCAGCCGTCAACGCTGAAACGCTTGATTCATCTTGGCAGCTTCGCCCTGAGCAGTTTCTTCCCGCTGATGGCGCAACGTCGTTGGAAGCCGGATCGCATCATCGGTGTGGTGCCGACGCTGTTTTGCACGCCAGGCATGCGCCTGCTGGGCAAACTCTCCGGCGCGCGCACCTTGCTGCATATTCAGGATTATGAAGTGGACGCCATGCTTGGCCTGGGGATGGCAGGCAAAAGTAAAGGCGGCAAAGTGGCGAAACTCGCCAGCGCGTTTGAGCGTAGCGGTCTGCATAACGTGGATTATGTCTCGACCATCTCGCGCTCAATGATGAACAAAGCGCAGGAGAAGGGCGTTCCGGCTCAGAAGGTGATCTTTTTCCCCAACTGGTCCGAAGTGGCGCGTTTTCGCGACGTAACTGAAAGTGACGCTCAGGCGCTACGCGCCCAGCTCGGTTTGCCTGATGATCAAAAAATCATTCTTTACTCAGGCAATATCGGCGAAAAGCAGGGGCTGGAGAGCGTGATTGAAGCGGCCCAGTTGCTCAGCAAGCAGCCGTGGATGTTTGTGATTGTCGGGCAGGGGGGTGGAAAGGCGCGGCTGGAAAAAATGGCAAGCGAACGCGGCCTGACCAACGTGAAATTCTTCCCGCTTCAGTCCTACGAAGCTCTGCCTGCGCTGCTGAAGATGGGCGATTGCCATCTGGTTGTGCAGAAGCGTGGCGCGGCGGATGCGGTGCTGCCGTCCAAACTGACCAACATTCTGGCAGTGGGTGGCAACGCGGTGATTACAGCAGAAGCCGAAACAGAATTAGGCCAGCTGTGTAACAGCTATCCGGGGATTGCCGTGTGCGTGGAGCCGGAATCGGTCCCGGCGCTGGTTACCGGCATTGAACAGGCACTTGCCATGCCAAAAGTGAACACGGTGGCACGTGAATATGCCGAACGCACGCTCGAAAAAGAGAACGTGTTGAGCCAATTTATTGCAGATATACGGGGATAA
- a CDS encoding GDP-mannose mannosyl hydrolase, translating into MFLSQEDFATIVRSTPLISIDLIVENERGEFLLGKRTNRPAQGFWFVPGGRVQKDEMLSDAFERLTLAELGLKLPMAAGQFYGVWQHFYDDNFSGTGFSTHYIVLGFRLKVHEADLRLPDAQHDDYRWQTPEALLASDNVHDNSRAYFLADRQSGVPGCYTKSFSLNQGGKSGNPQELAEASDWGEQTQPTQSQVEG; encoded by the coding sequence ATGTTTTTAAGTCAGGAAGATTTTGCCACGATCGTTCGTTCCACTCCGCTCATCTCAATAGATTTGATTGTGGAGAACGAACGCGGCGAGTTCTTGCTGGGGAAACGAACCAACCGTCCTGCACAGGGCTTCTGGTTCGTGCCCGGCGGGCGCGTGCAGAAGGATGAGATGCTAAGCGATGCGTTTGAGCGTCTCACTCTGGCAGAACTGGGCCTTAAGCTGCCGATGGCGGCGGGCCAGTTTTACGGGGTCTGGCAGCACTTCTATGACGATAACTTTTCGGGCACCGGGTTCAGCACGCACTACATCGTGCTGGGGTTCCGCCTGAAGGTGCATGAGGCAGACCTGCGTCTGCCTGATGCTCAGCATGACGACTACCGCTGGCAGACGCCAGAGGCGTTGCTCGCGAGCGACAACGTCCACGACAACAGTCGGGCGTATTTCCTTGCGGATCGTCAGTCCGGAGTGCCGGGATGTTACACGAAATCATTCAGCCTGAATCAAGGCGGCAAGTCTGGGAATCCCCAGGAGCTTGCTGAAGCAAGTGACTGGGGTGAGCAGACGCAGCCAACGCAGAGTCAGGTTGAAGGATGA
- a CDS encoding GDP-L-fucose synthase — protein MTKQRIFVAGHRGMVGSAIVRQLEQRGDVEVVVRTRDELNLLDSRAVQDFFANERIDQVYLAAAKVGGIVANNTYPADFIYENMMIESNIIHAAHLHNVNKLLFLGSSCIYPKMAKQPIAESELLQGTLEATNEPYAIAKIAGIKLCESYNRQYNRDYRSVMPTNLYGPHDNFHPSNSHVIPALLRRFHEATAENAPDVVVWGSGTPMREFLHVDDMAAASIHVMELDREVWQENTEPMLSHINVGTGIDCTIRELAQTIAQVVGYKGRVVFDATKPDGTPRKLLDVTRLHQLGWYHEVSLEQGLASTYQWFLENQHRFRG, from the coding sequence ATGACAAAACAACGTATTTTTGTCGCCGGTCATCGCGGAATGGTGGGTTCCGCGATTGTTCGCCAGCTGGAGCAGCGCGGTGACGTTGAAGTGGTTGTCCGCACGCGTGACGAGCTAAACCTGCTCGATAGCCGTGCGGTACAGGACTTCTTTGCAAATGAACGCATTGACCAGGTGTATCTGGCGGCGGCGAAGGTGGGCGGCATTGTTGCCAACAACACCTACCCGGCGGATTTCATCTACGAGAACATGATGATTGAGAGCAACATCATTCACGCGGCGCACCTGCACAACGTGAATAAGCTGCTGTTCCTCGGCTCATCCTGTATCTACCCGAAAATGGCAAAGCAGCCCATCGCCGAAAGCGAACTGCTGCAGGGAACGCTGGAAGCGACCAACGAACCTTACGCCATCGCCAAGATTGCCGGGATCAAGCTGTGCGAGTCTTACAACCGTCAGTATAACCGAGACTATCGCTCGGTGATGCCGACCAACCTGTACGGGCCGCACGACAACTTCCACCCGAGCAACTCGCACGTGATCCCGGCGCTGCTGCGTCGTTTTCACGAGGCGACCGCCGAGAACGCGCCGGATGTGGTGGTGTGGGGTAGCGGCACGCCAATGCGTGAATTCCTGCACGTGGACGACATGGCGGCCGCCAGCATTCACGTGATGGAGCTGGATCGCGAAGTGTGGCAGGAGAACACCGAGCCAATGCTGTCGCACATCAACGTCGGTACCGGCATTGACTGCACCATCCGCGAGCTGGCGCAAACCATCGCGCAGGTGGTGGGCTACAAAGGCCGCGTGGTGTTTGACGCCACGAAACCGGACGGCACGCCGCGCAAACTGCTGGACGTGACCCGTCTGCATCAGTTGGGCTGGTATCACGAGGTGTCACTGGAGCAGGGACTGGCCAGTACCTACCAGTGGTTCCTGGAAAACCAGCACCGCTTCCGGGGGTAA
- the gmd gene encoding GDP-mannose 4,6-dehydratase, whose product MSKVALITGVTGQDGSYLAELLLEKGYEVHGIKRRASSFNTERVDHIYQDPHAANPKFHLHYGDLTDTSNLTRILQEVQPDEVYNLGAMSHVAVSFESPEYTADVDAMGTLRLLEAIRFLGLEKKTRFYQASTSELYGLVQEIPQKETTPFYPRSPYAVAKLYAYWITVNYRESYGMYACNGILFNHESPRRGETFVTRKITRAIANIAQGLESCLHLGNMDSLRDWGHAKDYVKMQWMMLQQDKPEDFVIATGVQYSVRQFVEMAAAQLGIKLRFEGTGVEEKGIVVSVTGHDAPGVKPGDVIVQVDPRYFRPAEVETLLGDPTKAHEKLGWKPETTLQEMVSEMVAKDLEAAKKHSLLKSHGYEVAIALES is encoded by the coding sequence ATGTCTAAAGTCGCTCTCATCACCGGCGTTACCGGGCAGGATGGTTCTTACCTGGCAGAGTTACTGCTGGAAAAAGGGTATGAAGTGCACGGTATTAAACGTCGTGCGTCGTCTTTCAACACTGAACGTGTGGATCATATTTATCAGGATCCACATGCGGCGAACCCGAAATTCCATCTGCACTACGGCGACCTGACCGATACCTCAAACCTGACCCGTATTCTGCAGGAAGTGCAGCCGGATGAAGTGTACAACCTGGGGGCGATGAGCCACGTAGCCGTTTCTTTCGAATCCCCGGAATACACCGCTGACGTTGATGCCATGGGCACCCTGCGTCTTCTGGAAGCGATTCGTTTCCTTGGTCTTGAGAAGAAAACCCGTTTCTACCAGGCATCTACCTCTGAGCTGTACGGTCTGGTGCAGGAAATTCCTCAGAAAGAGACCACGCCGTTCTACCCGCGTTCACCTTACGCGGTGGCGAAACTGTACGCCTACTGGATCACCGTAAACTACCGTGAATCCTACGGCATGTACGCCTGTAACGGCATTCTGTTCAACCACGAATCTCCGCGCCGCGGCGAAACTTTCGTGACCCGCAAAATCACCCGCGCTATCGCCAACATTGCGCAGGGTCTGGAATCGTGCCTGCACCTCGGCAACATGGACTCCCTGCGTGACTGGGGCCATGCCAAAGACTACGTGAAAATGCAGTGGATGATGCTGCAGCAGGACAAACCAGAAGACTTTGTCATTGCGACCGGCGTGCAGTATTCCGTCCGTCAGTTCGTCGAAATGGCTGCCGCTCAGCTGGGTATCAAACTGCGCTTTGAAGGCACCGGCGTGGAAGAGAAGGGCATCGTGGTCTCCGTGACGGGCCATGACGCACCGGGCGTGAAGCCGGGCGACGTAATTGTTCAGGTTGACCCGCGCTACTTCCGTCCTGCTGAAGTGGAAACCTTGCTGGGCGACCCAACCAAAGCGCACGAGAAGCTGGGCTGGAAACCAGAAACCACTCTGCAGGAGATGGTTTCCGAGATGGTAGCCAAAGATCTTGAAGCAGCGAAAAAACACTCCCTGCTCAAGTCTCATGGCTACGAGGTTGCCATCGCGCTGGAGTCCTGA
- the wcaF gene encoding colanic acid biosynthesis acetyltransferase WcaF translates to MQDLKGFTVPKGFRGGNGIKVQLWWAVQATLFAWSPQILYRWRAFLLRLFGAKIGKNVVIRPSVKITYPWKLTLGDYVWVGDDAVLYTLGEITIGANSVISQKCYLCTGSHDFMSQHFDITASPIVIGEKCWLATDVFVAPGVSVGDGTVVGARSSVFKSLPANKVCRGNPAVVIRERVETD, encoded by the coding sequence ATGCAGGATCTTAAAGGATTCACCGTGCCGAAAGGTTTTCGCGGGGGTAACGGTATTAAGGTGCAGTTGTGGTGGGCCGTTCAGGCAACGTTATTTGCCTGGTCGCCGCAAATACTCTACCGCTGGCGAGCATTCTTATTGCGGCTTTTTGGCGCAAAAATCGGAAAAAACGTAGTTATTCGTCCGTCGGTAAAAATTACCTATCCCTGGAAATTAACGCTTGGGGATTACGTATGGGTAGGGGATGACGCAGTGTTATATACCCTTGGCGAAATTACGATTGGCGCAAATTCGGTGATTTCACAGAAGTGTTATCTGTGCACCGGCAGCCACGACTTTATGAGTCAGCATTTTGATATTACCGCGTCACCTATTGTGATCGGTGAAAAATGCTGGCTGGCGACAGATGTTTTTGTTGCACCGGGTGTTTCTGTTGGCGATGGCACGGTAGTGGGTGCCCGCAGCAGCGTTTTTAAATCGCTACCGGCAAATAAAGTTTGCCGTGGCAACCCCGCAGTGGTGATACGCGAACGCGTTGAAACTGATTAA
- the wcaE gene encoding colanic acid biosynthesis glycosyltransferase WcaE: protein MFLSVITVAFRNYEGVVKTWRSLRNLARDPSLTFEWIVVDGGSNDGTAEFLEKLNGEFNLRYISEKDKGIYDAMNKGIEMAKGRYVIFLNSGDVFHDDVAMFARQLARQKEEAMFIGDALLDFGDGHKVCRSAKPGWYIYHSLPASHQAIFFPVKGLKKQPFDLQYKVSSDYALAASLYKSGYPFRRIKGLVSEFSMGGVSTSNNLELCQDAKNVQRKILRVPAFWAELSYLLRLKTTGKTKALYNKA from the coding sequence ATGTTTCTAAGCGTCATTACTGTCGCTTTTCGTAATTACGAAGGGGTGGTAAAAACCTGGCGCTCGCTGCGCAATCTGGCGCGCGATCCGAGCCTTACCTTTGAGTGGATCGTGGTTGATGGCGGCTCAAACGACGGTACGGCAGAGTTTCTGGAAAAACTCAACGGTGAGTTCAACTTACGCTACATCAGTGAGAAAGATAAAGGCATCTACGATGCGATGAATAAAGGCATTGAGATGGCGAAGGGCCGCTATGTGATCTTCCTGAATTCGGGTGATGTGTTCCACGATGACGTGGCGATGTTTGCCCGACAGCTGGCTCGCCAGAAAGAAGAGGCCATGTTTATTGGCGATGCGCTGCTCGATTTCGGGGATGGACATAAAGTTTGCCGCAGTGCGAAACCAGGTTGGTATATCTATCACAGTCTACCCGCCAGTCATCAGGCCATTTTCTTTCCGGTAAAAGGTCTGAAAAAACAGCCGTTCGACTTGCAGTATAAAGTGTCATCCGATTATGCGCTGGCAGCCAGTTTATATAAGTCTGGCTACCCGTTCCGTCGAATTAAGGGGCTGGTGTCCGAATTTTCCATGGGCGGTGTATCCACTTCGAACAACCTGGAGTTGTGCCAGGATGCAAAAAACGTACAGCGAAAAATATTGCGCGTGCCGGCCTTCTGGGCAGAACTGTCTTATTTATTACGTCTGAAAACCACAGGTAAAACCAAAGCCTTATATAACAAAGCCTGA
- the wcaD gene encoding putative colanic acid polymerase WcaD — protein MSRSIRICSYLLLPLIYLLVNVKIAQLGESFPITIVTFLPVLLLLYVDKINLKKLMIALGMGTCLTLFNYIFGQSLDASKYVTSTMLFVYIVIIIGMVWSIRFKTISPHNYRKILRFFYIAVALIVMLAALEMAQIILTGGSSLMEIISKYLIYSNSYVLNFIKFGGKRTTALYFEPAFFALALISIWLSIKQFGIKTPKTDAMILAGIVLSGSFSGVMTFILFYLLEWAFQYLNKEAIKKKLPLAIISLTVFMVGVIFAFPYISERLGDLGTEGSSSYYRIIGPLVMVGYSLTHIDGVVRFGSLYEYVASFGIFNGADVGKTIDNGLYLLIIYFSWFAVLLTIWYLFKVFKMMINAFGDNQNFRVQLYLFTPMSLFFTGSIFSPEYAFLIVCPFILRKALNITNS, from the coding sequence ATGTCTCGTTCTATCAGAATCTGTAGTTATCTGTTGCTGCCGCTGATCTACCTGCTGGTTAACGTTAAGATTGCCCAGCTAGGCGAAAGCTTCCCGATAACTATCGTTACTTTCTTGCCTGTCCTGCTTCTGCTGTATGTCGATAAAATCAACCTTAAGAAGCTGATGATTGCCCTGGGGATGGGGACGTGCCTGACGCTATTTAACTACATCTTTGGACAGTCACTGGATGCCAGTAAATACGTCACCTCGACCATGCTGTTTGTTTATATTGTCATTATTATCGGAATGGTCTGGAGTATTCGTTTTAAAACCATTTCTCCACACAATTATCGGAAAATCCTCAGGTTCTTTTATATTGCCGTTGCGTTAATTGTTATGCTTGCCGCACTGGAAATGGCACAAATTATTCTCACCGGTGGTAGTAGCCTGATGGAGATAATTTCGAAATATCTCATTTACAGTAACAGCTATGTATTGAACTTCATCAAGTTTGGCGGGAAGCGTACTACGGCCCTCTATTTTGAACCGGCGTTTTTCGCTCTGGCGTTAATCTCAATTTGGCTCAGCATCAAACAGTTTGGTATCAAAACGCCTAAGACCGATGCTATGATTCTTGCAGGAATTGTTCTGTCAGGATCGTTCTCGGGGGTAATGACATTTATCCTGTTTTACCTGCTGGAGTGGGCGTTCCAGTACCTGAACAAAGAGGCAATTAAGAAAAAACTGCCGCTGGCAATTATCTCCCTGACGGTATTCATGGTCGGCGTTATATTTGCTTTCCCGTACATCTCAGAACGTCTGGGTGATTTGGGAACGGAAGGGTCTTCATCTTATTATCGCATCATTGGTCCGCTGGTGATGGTGGGTTATTCCTTAACCCATATTGATGGTGTAGTAAGATTTGGCTCACTTTACGAATATGTTGCATCATTCGGAATCTTTAACGGTGCGGATGTCGGTAAAACCATAGACAATGGTCTGTATCTGTTAATTATTTATTTTTCGTGGTTTGCCGTACTGTTGACAATTTGGTATCTGTTTAAAGTTTTCAAAATGATGATTAACGCGTTTGGTGATAACCAGAACTTTCGCGTGCAGCTTTATCTGTTTACGCCAATGTCGCTGTTTTTTACCGGTTCAATATTTAGCCCGGAATATGCTTTCTTAATTGTTTGTCCGTTTATTCTGCGTAAAGCGCTTAATATTACGAATTCATGA
- the wcaC gene encoding colanic acid biosynthesis glycosyltransferase WcaC, with translation MNILQFNVRLAEGGAAGVALDLHQRALQKGLQSRFVYGYGKGGKKSVSHDRYPQVLKQTPRLTSIANIALFRLFNRDLFGNLNNLYRTVTRTTGPVVLHFHVLHSYWLNLEEVVAFCENVQAHKPDTRFVWTLHDHWSVTGRCAFTDGCEGWKNNCRKCPTLSNYPPVKVDRAHQLVEGKRQLFRDMLSLGCTFISPSQHVADAFNSLYGAGRCKIINNGIDVATEAILAELTPVAETTGKPKIAIVAHDLRYDGKTNQQLVRDMMALGDNIELHTFGKFSPFEGTNVVNHGFETDKRKLMSALNEMDALVFSSRVDNYPLILCEALSIGVPVIATHSDAAREVLEKSGGKTFAENEVLPLVQLPKADIAQAVFGTDLESFRKRSRKAYSGQQMLEEYVSFYQNL, from the coding sequence ATGAATATTCTGCAATTTAACGTACGCCTCGCAGAAGGCGGGGCGGCCGGCGTGGCGCTGGATCTGCATCAGCGTGCGCTGCAAAAAGGGTTACAGTCCCGTTTTGTCTATGGCTATGGCAAAGGGGGTAAGAAAAGCGTTAGCCACGATCGCTATCCGCAGGTGTTGAAACAGACCCCACGATTGACGTCGATCGCCAACATTGCGCTGTTCCGCCTGTTTAACCGCGATCTGTTTGGCAACCTGAATAACCTCTACCGCACCGTGACGCGAACCACCGGTCCGGTGGTGCTGCATTTTCATGTGTTGCACAGCTACTGGCTCAACCTGGAAGAGGTGGTCGCGTTTTGTGAGAACGTGCAGGCACATAAACCGGACACCCGCTTTGTCTGGACGCTGCACGATCACTGGAGCGTGACCGGCCGCTGTGCGTTTACCGACGGTTGCGAAGGCTGGAAAAATAACTGCCGGAAATGCCCGACATTAAGTAACTACCCACCGGTGAAAGTGGATCGTGCTCATCAACTGGTGGAGGGTAAGCGCCAGCTGTTCCGCGACATGCTTTCGCTGGGGTGCACGTTTATCTCCCCAAGCCAGCATGTGGCGGATGCGTTCAACAGCCTTTACGGGGCAGGGCGCTGCAAGATTATCAACAACGGCATCGACGTGGCGACGGAAGCCATTCTTGCCGAGCTGACTCCGGTGGCCGAAACCACGGGCAAACCTAAAATCGCTATCGTTGCGCATGACCTGCGTTATGACGGTAAAACCAATCAGCAGCTGGTGCGCGACATGATGGCGCTGGGCGACAATATCGAGCTGCATACCTTCGGCAAGTTTTCCCCGTTCGAAGGGACAAACGTGGTCAATCACGGGTTTGAAACCGACAAACGCAAACTGATGAGTGCACTGAACGAAATGGATGCCTTGGTGTTCAGCTCCCGGGTGGATAACTATCCCCTGATCCTTTGCGAAGCACTCTCTATCGGCGTGCCGGTGATTGCCACCCACAGCGACGCTGCGCGTGAAGTGCTGGAAAAATCGGGCGGTAAAACGTTCGCTGAAAACGAGGTGCTGCCGCTGGTGCAACTGCCGAAAGCCGATATCGCGCAGGCCGTATTTGGTACTGACCTGGAATCGTTCCGCAAGCGCAGCCGCAAGGCCTACAGTGGACAACAGATGCTGGAGGAGTATGTCTCGTTCTATCAGAATCTGTAG